Proteins found in one Megalobrama amblycephala isolate DHTTF-2021 linkage group LG5, ASM1881202v1, whole genome shotgun sequence genomic segment:
- the si:dkey-87k14.1 gene encoding LOW QUALITY PROTEIN: leucine-rich repeat transmembrane protein FLRT2 (The sequence of the model RefSeq protein was modified relative to this genomic sequence to represent the inferred CDS: deleted 1 base in 1 codon), which translates to MEVQIRMWNKDLPTLISPWIPILLGLHMHFSWATTCPEECRCDRTFVYCNERSLMSVPLGLGEGYKTLYLHNNQINNAGFPLEMHNVASVETVYLYGNQLDEFPVNLPKNVRVLHLQENNIQTVSRAALAQLLRLEELYLDDNSISTVGVEEGAFREAISLKTLFLTKNHLSSVPVGLPEELRELRLDENRIALIAEDAFENVTGLERLLLDGNLLTDEGIAPGALQTLVNLKTLSMARNSLTVPPPNLPAEFLVKLNLQDNQMNEIPLTAFHGLHRLERLDISNNQLQSLTQGVFDGLRGLRQLTVRNNLWLCDCNIKWVILWLKSLPATLNVRGFMCQKPERVRGMVIRELTLELIQCPNSTTTVPQPTLLSSSTAESATQTAFTPARSQPTPTPSPLTLLPPTAGEDREQRTNDPVGPRQESLRVSFAVLNGSCIQVSWVSTFAVTAYKVTWVKMGHSLITGPMQESLVGGEREGIALANLEPKSTYRICVDPLDTLNNYHPGDDTICSEVMTKSASFHSGDNTTGPEQATQQDPSSPFLLAGLIGGAVLMVLVVLLSIFCWHTHKKERSDSSKWKYSRGRRKDDYCEAGTKKDNSILEMTETSFQIVSLNNEQLLKGDFRIQPIYTPNGGVGYRDSQRRNNSTAYCKNSVPESDTCHK; encoded by the exons ATGGAGGTACAGATCCGAATGTGGAATAAAGACCTGCCAACTTTGATCAGCCCGTGGATACCGATACTTCTGGGTCTTCACATGCATTTCTCCTGGGCCACAACCTGTCCAGAGGAGTGCCGGTGTGACAGGACCTTTGTTTACTGCAACGAGAGGAGTCTAATGTCAGTGCCTCTGGGGCTAGGAGAGGGTTATAAGACCCTCTACCTCCACAACAATCAAATCAACAATGCTGGATTTCCCCTGGAAATGCACAACGTTGCCTCTGTGGAGACGGTGTATCTCTATGGCAACCAGCTTGACGAATTCCCCGTCAATCTTCCCAAAAATGTGCGGGTGCTCCACCTGCAGGAGAATAACATTCAGACTGTGTCCCGGGCCGCCCTCGCACAGCTGCTACGCCTGGAGGAGCTCTATCTGGATGACAACTCCATCTCCACCGTGGGTGTGGAGGAGGGGGCCTTCAGGGAGGCCATCAGTCTCAAGACCCTTTTCCTTACCAAGAACCACCTGAGCAGCGTCCCCGTCGGGCTCCCCGAGGAGCTGAGAGAA CTGCGCTTGGACGAAAACCGCATTGCACTTATAGCCGAGGACGCATTTGAGAATGTGACGGGCCTTGAACGCCTCCTCCTGGATGGGAACTTGCTCACGGATGAGGGCATCGCTCCCGGTGCACTCCAGACCCTCGTAAATCTCAAAACTCTGTCGATGGCGCGCAACTCCCTCACGGTTCCTCCTCCTAATCTGCCTGCCGAATTTCTAGTCAAGCTCAACTTGCAGGATAATCAGATGAATGAGATTCCATTGACAGCCTTTCATGGCCTTCATCGCTTGGAGAGACTGGATATTTCAAACAACCAGCTGCAGTCTCTCACACAGGGGGTCTTTGACGGCCTCCGCGGTCTGAGACAGCTCACTGTTCGAAACAACCTTTGGCTCTGTGACTGCAACATTAAATGGGTCATACTGTGGTTAAAGTCCCTGCCAGCTACCCTCAATGTCCGTGGCTTCATGTGCCAGAAACCAGAGAGGGTACGTGGCATGGTAATAAGAGAGCTAACCCTGGAGCTCATCCAGTGTCCTAACAGCACCACCACAGTCCCACAGCCCACACTGCTCTCTTCCTCCACCGCTGAGTCAGCCACTCAAACGGCCTTCACACCCGCACGCTCCCAGCCTACACCCACCCCTTCGCCTCTCACACTTCTCCCACCGACTGCAGGCGAAGACAGGGAACAGAGGACGAATGACCCGGTCGGCCCGAGGCAGGAGTCTCTACGCGTTTCTTTTGCGGTGCTAAACGGTTCGTGTATTCAGGTAAGCTGGGTATCGACATTTGCCGTCACAGCCTATAAGGTGACCTGGGTCAAGATGGGTCACAGTTTAATAACAGGCCCCATGCAAGAGTCACTTGTGGGGGGTGAACGTGAGGGAATCGCACTGGCAAACCTAGAGCCCAAGTCCACCTATCGTATTTGCGTAGATCCGCTGGACACGCTCAACAATTACCACCCAGGAGACGATACGATTTGCTCGGAGGTGATGACGAAGTCCGCTTCCTTTCACTCCGGCGATAACACCACTGGGCCCGAGCAGGCGACCCAGCAGGACCCCAGCTCGCCTTTCCTACTGGCTGGCCTGATTGGCGGGGCGGTGCTTATGGTCCTGGTGGTCCTGTTGAGCATATTCTGCTGGCACACGCACAAGAAGGAAAGGTCAGATTCGTCAAAATGGAAATACAGTCGGGGCAGAAGAAAAGACGACTACTGCGAAGCAGGGACTAAAAAGGATAATTCTATTCTGGAAATGACTGAGACTAGCTTTCAGATAGTTTCTTTGAATAATGAACAGCTGCTCAAGGGGGACTTTCGCATTCAACCGATTTACACCCCTAATGGGGGTGTTGGATACAGAGACTCTCAAAGGAGAAACAATAGCACAGCATACTGCAAAAACAGTGTTCCAGAATCTGATACATGccataaatga